The region GCTTTATCGCCAAGGGCAGATGAAGATTTGTTTATAGAGTTCTGCGAAGATTTTGAATATACTCCCGTTATCTTTACCGCGTATCAAACTGTAGAAAATAGGAGAGAAGCTATTTATCATGCAAATGTGATGATGTGTGTTGCGGAAACCTTTGCGATTGTTTGTTTATCTTCCATAGATGATAAAAAAGAACGTAAGAACTTGTTAAAGCATTTAAAAGAAGACGGTAAAAAAGTAATTGATATATCAGAAGATCAGGTAAATAGCTTTTCTGGAAATGCATTGCAAGTGCGCAATGATAAGAATGAATTATTTTTAATTATGAGTCAAGCTGCTTTTAATAGCTTAACAGAAAGTCAAAAAGCACAAATTAATAATCACTGTAAAATTGTTTCTAGTTCTTTAAATACCATCGAAACTTGTGGAGGTGGAAGTGCCAGATGTATGATGGCAGAAGTTTTTTTACCAAAAACAACTTAATAATTTTTAATAAGCATCAAAAGTAAATATCAGCAACATACCTAGATCGCAAGTGTGCCGTAAACTTTTAGATTTAAACGTTTTGTAGTTCTTATTTTTCAATACTCCAACAAAACAAGGCTTACATGGGTTGTCTAATATTAGAT is a window of Polaribacter litorisediminis DNA encoding:
- the ctlX gene encoding citrulline utilization hydrolase CtlX — translated: MQQTTNTILMIRPINFRMNEQTAVNNYYQENLALKSSEINKKAQEEFDDYVKILRSIGIHVVVISDTEEFDTPDSIFPNNWISFHQDGTVAIYPMFAENRRLERRDDILQVLESQGFLIKNVIDYTSAEAENIFLEATGSMILDRVHKKAYCALSPRADEDLFIEFCEDFEYTPVIFTAYQTVENRREAIYHANVMMCVAETFAIVCLSSIDDKKERKNLLKHLKEDGKKVIDISEDQVNSFSGNALQVRNDKNELFLIMSQAAFNSLTESQKAQINNHCKIVSSSLNTIETCGGGSARCMMAEVFLPKTT